The nucleotide sequence TCCATGGCTTCCAGTGAAGTGGAACGAACAGCGAAGAGAAGGCTACGGTCTCAGGTTCGCCAttccctctttctctctttcttctccctcatcAGATCTCTGGAGAAGTCTCTGTGTTTTTTTGGCGATCTTTGATGGAGATCGGATGGATCGTGATCGAAACCCTATTTTCCGCATCTTCAAAGTAGAAGATACCAGTAATGCCGCGTTTCGTATTCTATTTGACACGGATCGAGAATGATGTGGCAGAGGATCGTAGGACGTTATGGGCCGAACTGGATTTGTATGAACTTGAGGAATTGTGTTCTTTGTTTTTCCCGGTGGCATTTGGTTCGTGACGCCCCAGACACGTTTAATGTGCTCTATGATTTGATATGTTTCTGTTCCTTTCTCAGAATCCCTTTGCCATTGTTAAATTGATCCGAGTAGCTAAGTGTTAGTTACATTTTCTGACATTGTTAAATTATCAGTTTTCTCGGTTGATATACTTCAGGAAAGCCTTAGATCTAATTTGGTTCTCAGATACCCTGTTTTCTTTATGTTGATTGTAGTTTGCAGTAAACGCCCATACAGAGAAAACATTTGTTCACAGAGAAAAAGTTATCGTAAGTAACCCATTAAATTTGTCGGATAGCTAGAAATCAATCTGAAGGAAGACTGCAAAATGCAGGAACTGAGATCCATATATCAATTAACTAGCTCCCTAACCTGAAAAATTCAAAACAGTCCTTTTGGAGGCCAATATTGTATTCCCATCGGTTTAGTCTTATAATGAAAATTGGgaattaataaattaaattataagaGCTTGATGGATGTATTACTATTAACTTAGGCTTAAGTATCTATCTCTAGTTTCACCATATTATCTTATGTGGGTTTTAATCTTCTTAGGTTGTACTGTGATTAATGTGACTGAAATAAATTGGCATTCTTTTGAAAGTCCGCTAGTTTTACGAACTATGATTTGTCGTGTCATGTATTCGTTCGTTACTGATTATTTTTTGTATGTTTCTGAGAACCCAAATAATGTGTTTCAGGCTTTTTAATGCTCTACTGTCTTCTTTCAGCAGCCAGTGACAGATCCAAAGGATGCCAATTCGTTAAAATATGTACTTCACTAAAAGGAAGGTTAGTTGATAATACTGaaactttttttgtttttaatgatgataaaCGTGTTGCCATTACATCATGTAAATACTTAAGATTTATAAAGTTGATCTTAAATAGTTGTGACTCATGGTCTTATTATTGTAGTAGATGTTGAAATAGTATAAATACTTAGATATTTGAATTCTTAATTTTTAGATTTCTTTTCGTTGTATTTGTGTAAGAATGCAGAAGATATTAAGTCTAATTTACTATTTGATTGACCATATTATCCAAAATTATATTCTTAGGTTCAATGTGTTCAAAATTTGGAAGATGCTGAGCTAGAAAACGTGGATTTTGAATTGCATAGGAAATCATGGAAATGTAGAGAAAACTGAAGCCCAAACAAGGTAACCTCATGATACAAGTATAGATACTACTACAAAAGGTTCTTGCATGGTTTCTTACGAGTCGATAATCAATTGCTTCATATACACATATTAGCacctgataaattaaaaatttctgTTTTACTTTTGGCATTTGATGATTGCATTTAACAAAAAATTTTGGACCCCGTTTGTTCGAAACCTTTCGATTCGACTGCACATTTATTGTTTATTCACTTATTTCTCACGTCATTTCTCTTTAGAGATTTTAGTTAACTGCAACTCCCCCATTCTTATATTAGCAGTTGATTGATTATCATTATGTCGGTAAACTTCTTATTTTTCTCTGCACAACTGATTAGTGTACCTCTGATTGATGCATGGTTCATTATCATGCTCTCTATGAAAAATGTGTTTCGTCctttttttttgctcttttttTGCAGTCTTCGTGGTTGTGTATATGCACTTAATTTAGTAGTAGGATTACAGGACACTGAGTGTATTCATTAAATAGTTGGTGAGGATCTTTAAGCACTTTAACGAATTCTGAACAGAGTCGTAATAGGATTAGAGAGAAAAAAAGGGGCAACTTTGCAACAGATGTATCTTATTATGAATATATGTTTATGCCTCCTGTCTCATTTATTGGGTTTAAATTTTAGATGGATTGAGGAGGATCAATAATTTAACATACTAGTAAATTAGAAGGGTTGTGTTCAAATCTTACCATTCACTTTAAAATTAAGTATAGGGGTGATAAGGCATGTTTTGTCCCGTGAACACATCACGTCAGAACTAGTACCCTCAAGACATTGTTTGACACACTTGGTCTTGCCAATCCCGAGACGACAACGTCCCGCAcatcaagtcagaatccgtactaatgTCGTGCTGTGTCTACACCAATTCATGTATAATCGACCCTCTCACGTCAGTATAAAGACCTTTATCCTCGCCTCCAAaagggaagagaaaaaaaaagtgagacaactgacttgctcgtcgaaggGGCCAAACTCTGGGAACACCCGACGAAGGTTATTTTTGTAGGAAGGTAGCCTAACCTCGAGAGTCGTGGATCGGTGCCCTCGtggtaagccatcaaccaacctaCCCCCTGACTCGAGGATCTAGTCGGCTCCGACAACTAGCTCAACCGGCAGGAGGCTCTCGACATCGACTCGTGGACCAAGTCGTGATGAGTAACTCATCAGCCACATTCGTTCCCCGACAAGGGGCATAAATGAACAAGTTTTaatctaatttaatattttagatgaattgaaaataataaataatttgacATATCTGTTCAAATCTCAACCTTAATATTTTATATGATCAAGGCCCATGTAAATTATGTGCTCTAAGGCTGGGTTTAGTTTACCCACCAGAATGATGCTCAGCTTTGGTGTATATTCAGGTTGAGGTATTAAGGTTATCACAATTAGATACATGCTCCGTCACCAAAGATTATGAAGGTAAATAAATTTACAATAGGAATATTTACTGAATGCCTTATAAAAGTCAAACGTAAATTCTAAAAAACGGTTGTAAATGGCCTCTTCAAAATAGCTCAATTTCCtgagaaaaaatatcatattttgggTTCCTTTGGCATGGTGCCACTGTTTTCGTATAGAActcctatatttttaaaataccAAAAATacccttttgaaaaaaaaaactatttttttttgcGTCCAAACCTAGTCAGTTGAAATGATCAAGAATGAACCAAACCGATTACAGTATATTTAGTATATTTAAATGGAGTTGAAATGTCTTAGTTGATTGGATTGATTATCGTGTTTTGGTtggtaaaaagaaaattgaagaatACTACAATCAAAATTCAATTACCTTAAATCCTCGTCAATCTTAATTATTAATCTTATCAtatatttttgagatttatacAATAATttgtttttgaattttttaatgcTTTACaatgaaaattaataatattataatatatttcataataattGATAAATCCTCATTCTTTCCACATAGTTCTAAATTCAAGCATATAttctgattttatttattataaaaataataatattagagTGTGAGATACTACCTATCTATGACGTTGAACCTGTATACTTTTTTGGTCACTGCACTAAAATATTGTAACCATATTTAAAAAATACTGTGATCAAGTTTTGATTAATCTAAATCTCCGTCAACTTTAATTAGTGGTTTTAGATGAAAATTAAgattttgatatatttcaaaagaaaCGAGGATAAAAATTCTTGCCTTTTCTCACATATCTTTAAATTTAGATCTATATATTTATAACCAATTATTatgaaagaataaaaataaataagggCAAAGCATTgtctaattataattttttttattaaataacaaaataattataattatattcaaTAACAATATCTTAGATGAGTCTTAGTTAGTTTACATCCCATAAATCTTAGTTATTAACCTTAATATAAGTTTTaagatttgataaaaataatttctattAGAGTCTTAGTGGTTTTGATGGAAATAATGAAAGTTTtgacatatttttaaaaataaaaatgatgttttctcacatagttttaaatttaaatttaaattttaaaaatattataatatttgtatTGATTCATTGtgtataaataacaataataatgaaaGATAAGTTGCATTTTTGTTAATATTGAACTAAAACATTATAGCTCCATTTGGCTTTGAGTGggaaaataaatttttaatagatagtcattttgaatatttaaagaaggTAGGATGTTTTTGCGGGAAATTTGAAAATAAGAGCACCATTCTGAAAAGTCCAAATGTCGAGCTTTTTCCCGGGAAAGTCTAAGGTGGCATAAAGTCATAGAGGGTCATTTACAACGgtccatttcaaaaaaaaaaaaaaaaaacaggagcGCGATGGAGTGTGGTGGGAAACTTTTTATCACTTTTAATTCGACGTCACGAAGCAAAATTTTTTAGCGCCTGGTGGCGGGAGCGGGTAGCTGGACCTACGAGGGAAGGCGGTTGAATCTGGAACACCTTATTGAAACATCTTTCGTAACCGCAGTTGCTTAAGCGGGACACATCGGAATTCGAaattccactctcatgcattCCAGTTTCAATGAATCGGACCTGTGAATTCTTTGGCTTCCTTCCCGGCAAGAAACCAAAATGCAAGCTCCCCTTCGTTTCCCTCTTCTCTCCCGACTCCCGAACTCCCTTCATAAGTACACCGCAATCCCCCCCcctgccacctcctcctcctcgtcgctctCCCCACTCATCCAGTATCTCATCCATCTCTGTGCCCCTTGGCAATGACCTGCGACTCTCTCCAAGACAAGGAGAATGTCCCTCCCTCAACGTCGAGCGCCGCTGCTGATGTTCTTCCATGCAGCGCTTTGGGTCTCTCCCTCAAGAAGCCGATCTGTAAGCGGAGGAGTTGTAGGAAGAGGGTGCCCCTTGAGGATATCACCCACCTCTTCCTCAAtctgtcatcgcctcccatccccTCCTCCTTCGGGTCCATCTCGGCCGGCGCCTTGGCACGGTCCACCGTTCTGGCATCGTCGCGCCAAGCTTCCCATGGAGGGAGCCCTCGAAGAAGAAGAGCTTCGGATATCTCAAGCGCGGCTTCTCGTGCGTCTCTCCGCAAAGGATTCCGGTAGTGGCGCCTCCGGGATATCCACCTCTCGATTAGCTAGCATACGTCGGGCATGCAAAACAAGTCTTCTACTGGGGACATCTCCGAATGAATCTGCATCCGTTGGGCACGCAAAGACGAGTTCTTCAACTTGTTGGTATCTCCGAGTGAATCAgccatccatctcaaaattccagTAACGCCTGTCTATGGGATCTTGCTTGTTTAAATAACATTTTAGATTATAGTTTAGGTGTTGTCCTACGGGTTCTTTTTAATCCCTTAGAGATCTTTAGTGATCAATAAAATCACGGTAGAGTTTCcaatagaataaaaaaaaaaattgattgatgGGATGCGATGACTCGAATTTGATCTGAAGTTTCCGAGTTCGCAAGACTGATGTATAAAAAGTTTCTCTATAGTTCTTAGGCTATATCATATCTACTTTTGATAGATGCTATATGGGCTCGAGTGGGAATGATAGCATAAGGTTCATCATCCATTGTCGGTGACGCTGTTTGTTTTAAGCGGTGAAATACCGCTACGAGATTTATTTCTGAATTGGTACAAAtgctaaaaaaaaagaattaggtGAAATCGCCCCCCTAAGGATTTTCAGGGCTGATAAGGCGGGGcccgcatatatgtatatatcagaCTTGTGAGAGGTGACATCGCCCCTAAAAATTGTCCGGGGTGATTTGATTCGACCAGCTTGTCACGGTCCGTGTCGCTCTTGGAATTTCCCACGTCGGGCTGTGTCAAGGCTTTTGGTGGACTTTGGGCCTCCGAATGCATTTCTTGTAGGCTCTGAGAAGAAGCCCGCCATGGGAGAAAATTTCTTGTAGAACTCAAACCAAAATTTTCTTTTAGAATTATCAAACTTTTCTCTATCTCTAATTTAATTTAAATGAGTCTTAGTGCTTCCCCACCAGCAGTGGGGAAGACGATTATAAATGTTTCCGAAGGCTCCCAGCGACCCCCATGAACATGAAAGACGACACAGATGTTGAGATGGCGCCTTGGAGTCGctgctttgctgctgctgctcttcttCGTCGCTAACACTGCGGAGGCCCGAGTTCTCCCTTTGGAGGCGTCGTCGTATGGTGATGGCCTTGTTAGCTCGAAGACGAGAAAGCAGGTGGCGTTGGCAACGGGGTCGGTGCACGGGGAGATGGCAGAGGTGGTGGAGGGCTCGGAGAGGCTGAGTCCCGGAGGGCCCGACCCTCAGCATCACTCCATGAATCCATGAACGTGGATGTTTTTGCCATTGTGGTCAGTTGGCGGTGGGGATGTGCCTCTTATCTTACCTTGTGACTCTATTAAAGCGCAGAGTTGGCATTTGTATTCTACCTTGTGATTCTATTAAATAAGCCACCACTTTCCCCTCCCCTATCTACAAAGATTGCCTTCTCAGGGTTTCCACTCCAATCAGCATTCAAAACAACAAACACGGCTCATTTAAATATTACATAAATGTATCTATCTcttatcaaaattttcttgaaatATCAAAATAGTCATTTAAATTATGATTATCATCATTTAATTTGAGCTAAAAGATAGATACAAAGTAGTATTAAAAAATAGATAATTTAACATCATAATATTCAGCAGACGACTTTGTAATTTGCCTAAGTCTGTTAACAAAACACTTCACTTCTTTAAGCCTCACACACTATCATAGCACTCAGTAAAAGAGAAGAACAAatgcagaaaaaagaaaaagactgtGAGGACAATTACTCAATGATCATTTTGTCCTTTTGATAATCTCTGTCTTTTTGTTGAATTTCTTACAAACTTAAAAGGGTTACAATATTTATTACTAAGGAGATGAGATGTAAAAATATGATATgttaaggaaaaaaaagaagaagaggaaaattaTGTTAAAACGTCCACAAGAATTGAGAAGAATTATTGTAACTATATATGTGTTATAAATAACCAATCTGGTTGGTAAAAACTTTGATAAATCATCATAAGTCATTTATTCTTTAcagatagaaaaataaaaaacaccTACAAGACTATCAATACTTGAGGATCCAACTTTGAGCATGAAAGATCAATCCATTTTAACTGAAAGTGCATGGAATCCTCATACGTAAAATGAGCAAAATCCTACGACACATTATCGAGACAAAAAAGAAGATACATAGATTTTTGTTATGCATAACGATGAAAGCCACAAATGAATAATTGTGAGTGATTCACTCTACCTGGTGAGAAGAGGATAACCATTTCAATTCCGTCGAACGCTTCCCGACCTCTGACATTAACAACGTTATCCACATTATTCAATgcacgatagaagataagatgacTTTGTTTTCTTGCCGTCCAAAGAACAACAGAGGCCGAAGGAGCAAAAAAGATTTGTAATACCAGGAAAAATAGTTGATTAGGTTGGTTTCATACAGGAGGGTTGACGCACGTACGGACAATTATGAGACCTTTGCTGGCCACATCTAACTTAATTGGAGACGCATGTGAATTCGGACGCTGCGCAGATAAGCTTTGTTATCAATTGCAATGTGGCGGATTAGTCGGGTGCTTAAACGGATGATGTCGTTATATTCATGTGGAGGCAACGCGAAGTGGGGAGGTGGGATGAGATAAGAAATGGTGGTGTGGTACGAATCATGTCAATTACTAGTTTGGTTATAAAAATTCAGACACCTTATCGTattgttttaattttattttcattatttattatttataaagaaaggaagagattgataaaaataatagaaaataagaacaattattgaagaagctttattgaagatgttttagcttaaatacattaacatgtccctctcctatttatataaattaggagGAAGAATTTCTCTTAACAGAATAAAGGATTTTTCTAGATTTTCTCGTATAGCTAGGGAAATATTATCTTCTATAAGAGATCCTTTTTAAACAATAGTAAAAAGGTATTACGAGCCCAAGATCAAACCAGATAAAAGAAAAAACtaagatttatattaattttttttttaaaaattttagagaAATCTTGAATTATTGTATGAGCTTAAATACTTGATAAATTTGTACACATAGATGTCATctatttatagatgtgaattataatttaaatcgagagtcCCCTATCAATGTAACTCTATTTAATCAACTTATTTTAGATCTTTCAAAAGATAGATATACTTTaactttttttactttttataattttattataatttttttttattcctaagATATATCTTCATAAATAGACATAAATGATGTCTATTCCTAAGATATATCTCTATAGCTCCCTTATCCCTATAATTCTATAACTTATCACTTAATTCTAATAAACTCTTTTAACTCCTTCCACACAAGCCGCATTGGAGCAAAGTCTTCCTAATCTCGCTTATTGTTGGAGTGGAATCGGACGATGGAGTCTTCCTCTTTTACAATGTGGTGAGTGACAGACAACGTATGGTAATGGAGTTTCTTCTACAATATAATGGGATAAGAGATAGGTGGCATCCGACAATAGAGTCTTCCTCTTCTAAAATGTGGCAAGCAGCATCCAATAACGAGTGACGAGCGAAATCAGTATTATAATGGAGTGTATCATAGTTCAATTTGAGGATAACTTAGTCAATTTCTACTAAACCAACTTAAACTTcctattttttttagaattttatgattaatatcatttttatttttccaaaattttatgataattaattatcaaaattaagatttttttttttcgattaTATTATATGTTTTAGTGTAACTTAGTTCAGTTTCGAGTATAACTTGGTTAAGTAGGAACTAGACTAAATTGATTCATTCTAAAAGAATCGATTTATATATTATGACTAAGTTCGAAAGTCATTTAAACAAAAAGTTAGAAGCTATTTTATCCAAGTGAAAAAAAAGGTGCCACCAAGTAAAAAAAACGAATATGAAGGCTTCGTCTAATAAAAATCAATAGTGAAAATTTTTTCTGATAAAATACTCTATATCTTTCTCTTTTACTAAAATTTTCAACAAAAGCTAGAGaatttttatttcaatttgtagctaataaatgaataaaaaaatactttaatatttcattttgaaacaaaataaataatttcTATAATTTAAAAAGGCAATTATCGTTTAGTTTTAATATAGATTCTTGATATATTTCTTAGAAATAAAAGAAAGCATATGTTAAGCATGAACTACCTATAGCCATTGATCACACTAGACTTCTTTCGTTAATTAGTAATGTATGTCTCCCTAATATATATGTGATAAGTATGCTTAATCGCATATCCGATTGAGACATAGATGATGAATTAATACCTTATAAATGTTAGAGTCATCCTCTATTCTTAGATCGATTATTGGATTTACTCAAATAGGTAAATAATTTCTTGGAACctgacaaaaataaataataacttaAAAGGAGAATACCTCGATTCCCCTTCGTCTATGTTTGTTGCGAAAGTTGAAACGACAACACTCAAATTTGTTGGGTGCTCGATTGTTAGTAATCCACATAaatcatgaggatttgaagtacacGTAGAGAGAACAGTCGCGTCGGCTACTGTTACATGCCATCCAAATCGCAAATCGATATCCGGATGATAGCGGACGCTCGTGGTGGAGTGCGCGAGGGATTGCGGCCGCGTGAGTTGCAAGGCACGACGGACCGCTGCGCGAACATGCACAAGGCAAGCGTGGGATAGCCAGCCCCGTGGTGATTCGTGCCACAAGTTGGGATGATCACGCAAAGGACCACGTATGATGTGATGAGGTGGACCATCCCCTATCTTGTTCGTCGACAACACCCGCGCGCCGAAGAGACGGCTATGACGGCCGGCTCCATCCATCACGTCCATTGGAGCCCATGCAATATCCGACATcggcagctctctctctctctctctctctctctctctatcaatcTATCTATATATTCACACCAACGAACGTTCTGTGATAGGCCACCAGAGATTCGAACTCACGTAGGATCTCCCAACCTCTTGAAGCTACTACAGCTTCCGGACAAGGTCGAGCGTAAGAGTCGGAAACTATGTTCTCCGCATgacgacggaggaggaggagacaacATTACCCCCATCCCCATCCCATTTCATGCAAGATTTCAAACTCTGCGGCTCTGAGAAGCTCGTCCTTCTCGTTCTTTGCATTCCCTTCCGTCGATCATGCCCTCCTCGCTCTATATAATCGCCATCTCCGCAGTGTCATCGCCTACCGAATCACTTCgctctcttccttccttccttccttctccgAACCAGTATAACATCATGACATCGGCAAATCGCCTGTGTTTCTTGTTTGCCTTCATTGTGTTAGGTTTCAGGGCGTCCGGTGTCGCTTGCCGCCGCACCGCTGCAGACATGGCCATGTCCCTCAGGCACGAGCGGTGGATGGCGCAGCACGGGCGCGTGTACAGGGACGCAGCGGAGAAGGACCGCCGGTTCCAGATCTTCAAACGCAACGTCGAGTACGTAAACACCGTCAACGACGCCCACCGCAAGTACAAGCTCCGCATCAACCGGTATGCTGACCTAACGAACGATGAGTTCAAGGCTTCGTACGGTGGATTCAGGCCGACGCCTACGAAGGCGGCTCCAACCTTCAGATACGAGAACGAGACGATCGTGCCTCCCACCGTGGACTGGAGGAGTAGGGGAGCAGTGACGCCTGTCAAGAATCAAGGAGAATGCGGTATACTACTAGCAACGGAAAGGAGTGTAATTAAGATGCTGTTGCATTTCCTGAGTCGAGCATTGCTATTAAAAACGCAGGATGCTGTTGGGCCTTCTCGGCTGTAGCCGCAGCAGAAGGCATCATCAAGCTCAAAACCGGAAAGCTGATCCCTTTGTCGGTACAAGAACTCATAGACTGCAGCGTCTACGGCGAGGACCGAGGATGCAATGGGGGCGCAGTCGAGGATGCCTTCGAGTTCATCATCAGCAACGGCGGGTTGACGACCGACGCAAACTACCCTTACACAGCATCCGACGGCACCTGCGACGCCGTCAAGTCATCCTCCAAAGAAGCCACCATAAGCGGGTATGAGAGCGTGCCGGGGATCGGTGAGCCGTCGCTGCTGAAGGCAGTAGCACGCCAGCCCGTCTCAGTCGCCATCGACGCCGGCGGACCGGAGTTCCAGTTCTACTCGAGTGGCGTGTTCACGGGCAAGTGCGGCACCAACCTAGATCATGGAGTGACCGTCGTCGGCTACGGTACGACGGCCGATGGAACTCAGTACTGGCTCGTGAAGAACTCATGGGGTGCGTCGTGGGGCGAGAGTGGGTACATGAGGATGCAGAGAGGTGCTGCTGGTGCACCGGAAGGGCTCTGCGGCATTGCTATGTACGCTTCTTATCCAACCGTGTGAGGAAGCTCGGAGGCGTCGCCTTCGAATCCAAGTCCAATAAAAGGGCATTGACTGTCTGTCATACGTCATCCATAGTAAACCATGGTGCTGACAGTTATCAAAGTGGCACAAGTACTTTGGCTTGTGAAATGCGTAAATGAAACGTTGAATGCCACGTCGACACCAATCCGACACCAAATGGGATGGCTAGTCAGCCATGCGTGTCAATTCCTACTCCATCAAGCTCAATGATCCAGACAACTCTTCACGTCAGAGTATTAGTTCAATGTTTCAACATTTCTATCGTAATTGCCAACTAAATTTAAGTGATTACAGGTCAGCTCATCGAACACTATAGCTAATAAGCTTTCGGTGTTGCCACAAACCCTTAAAATTCATTCTAACTTG is from Musa acuminata AAA Group cultivar baxijiao chromosome BXJ1-6, Cavendish_Baxijiao_AAA, whole genome shotgun sequence and encodes:
- the LOC135677821 gene encoding senescence-specific cysteine protease SAG39-like, translated to MPSSLYIIAISAVSSPTESLRSLPSFLPSPNQYNIMTSANRLCFLFAFIVLGFRASGVACRRTAADMAMSLRHERWMAQHGRVYRDAAEKDRRFQIFKRNVEYVNTVNDAHRKYKLRINRYADLTNDEFKASYGGFRPTPTKAAPTFRYENETIVPPTVDWRSRGAVTPVKNQGECGCCWAFSAVAAAEGIIKLKTGKLIPLSVQELIDCSVYGEDRGCNGGAVEDAFEFIISNGGLTTDANYPYTASDGTCDAVKSSSKEATISGYESVPGIGEPSLLKAVARQPVSVAIDAGGPEFQFYSSGVFTGKCGTNLDHGVTVVGYGTTADGTQYWLVKNSWGASWGESGYMRMQRGAAGAPEGLCGIAMYASYPTV